In bacterium, the genomic window ACGTCGATTGTCACCGCCATCTTTGTTCCCTCCCTTCTTCATAAACCATGGTCGCTCATTCCGCCGACGAACACTGAGAACCGTCGATTCGATACGGGCCTGGGGGCTACGGTCGAACGCCGGCCGGCGTCAGGCCGTGGCGGCGCATGATTTCCGACATCTTCGCCCGGTCCGGCGGGCCGCCGGCCGCCGCGTTAACCGCCTCCGCAGACTCGCGGAAATACTGCGGACCAAGGACGGCCGGCGTGATCACGCAGAGCGCTCGCACGTCCTGGCTGCCATTGTTATCGAACCGGTGAACGGCGCCGCGCGGAATGCACAGCGCCTGCCCCGGCCCAACGTCGACGGGCCGTCCGTCGACGGTCCAGGTCAAGACCCCGTCGACGCCGTAGATCGTCTCTTCGTAACGATCGTGGCTGTGCGCTGGGGCCGCCAGGCGCTGTGCGCCCGGGACGAAGAGTTCAAATACCGCGACGCTGCCGTGCGAGTCCTCTCCGGTGAGCAGGAAGCGCACTGCGAGCGGCCCGAGACGGATGGTCTCGTCGGAAGGATTGACGCGGAGCCCGATAGTCTGCTGGGTCACAGGTGGTGGTCCCCCTTTTTTAGTAAACGATGTTTACTACAAACGACTATAAACTGAGTTTACTAAAATGTCAATACACCATTTGCGTCCCGGGGCCCTTGGGGCAATGCTCTTGGACAGGTTCTCAGTCGATCGCTTCGATCTTGTCCCCCACCCGCACCACCCCTTCGACGAGCACTGCGCCGTACACGCCCGCCTCACGGTTGTGAGTCTTGACGACGTGGCGGAGGATCGCCGGGGTTCGCTCCGCGGTATCGGGATCAATCGTTATCATGGCACAACGCGCGTCGCGT contains:
- a CDS encoding cupin domain-containing protein; amino-acid sequence: MTQQTIGLRVNPSDETIRLGPLAVRFLLTGEDSHGSVAVFELFVPGAQRLAAPAHSHDRYEETIYGVDGVLTWTVDGRPVDVGPGQALCIPRGAVHRFDNNGSQDVRALCVITPAVLGPQYFRESAEAVNAAAGGPPDRAKMSEIMRRHGLTPAGVRP